The proteins below come from a single Streptomyces sp. NBC_01276 genomic window:
- a CDS encoding ABATE domain-containing protein, whose protein sequence is MRNMKESVREEPLVPPAQGEREHLSLALANSAVARPGGHTIDLLGTPAQANLWLTERGLAPADAGMREMCTAQLRALREQIRSLFAARAAGLPALPAAVRAVNDAMTRVPTAPLLAWDDENGPYRATTHPTTAIVDHALAALAADAADLLTSPDAERLTACGSAPCNRYLLRHGRRHWCSTRCGDRARAARAYARRAQAGAE, encoded by the coding sequence ATGAGGAACATGAAGGAGTCCGTACGGGAAGAACCCCTCGTGCCGCCGGCCCAGGGCGAGCGGGAGCACCTCTCCCTCGCCCTCGCCAACAGCGCCGTCGCACGGCCCGGCGGGCACACCATCGATCTCCTGGGGACTCCCGCACAGGCGAACCTCTGGCTGACGGAACGCGGCCTCGCCCCGGCCGACGCGGGCATGCGGGAGATGTGCACGGCGCAACTGCGCGCGCTGCGCGAACAGATCAGGTCGCTGTTCGCGGCCCGCGCCGCCGGGCTCCCCGCCCTCCCCGCCGCCGTCCGGGCCGTCAACGACGCGATGACCCGCGTCCCGACCGCCCCGCTGCTGGCCTGGGACGACGAGAACGGCCCCTACCGCGCCACCACCCACCCCACCACCGCGATCGTCGACCACGCCCTGGCGGCCCTCGCCGCCGACGCCGCCGACCTCCTCACCTCCCCGGACGCCGAACGCCTCACCGCCTGCGGCTCCGCCCCCTGCAACCGCTACCTGCTGCGCCACGGCCGCCGCCACTGGTGCTCCACCCGCTGCGGCGACCGGGCCCGCGCCGCGCGCGCGTACGCCCGCCGCGCCCAGGCCGGGGCGGAGTGA
- a CDS encoding MBL fold metallo-hydrolase: protein MSSVPASTDHFPVRVLGGPTALFEYGGLRFLTDPTFDGPGDYPVPGTTLTKTAPSAAAPGDLGAIDVVLLSHDEHPDNLDDSGRALLADVPLTLTTPGGGKRLGEGARGLADWESVELDRPGGGTVTVTGVPAVHGPGAREEVEPIVGQVIGFVLTGEGLPTVYVSGDNASLDAVGEIAERFGPVDTAVLFAGAPRFPVLFDGRLIVLDSAQAAEATRILGARRVVPVHCDSWAHFTEGHSELEAAFTAAGLADRLDRDWRRPA from the coding sequence GTGTCCTCTGTGCCCGCATCGACCGACCACTTCCCCGTCCGCGTCCTCGGCGGCCCGACCGCCCTCTTCGAGTACGGCGGCCTGCGCTTCCTGACCGACCCGACGTTCGACGGCCCCGGCGACTACCCGGTACCCGGCACGACGCTCACCAAGACCGCCCCCTCCGCCGCCGCCCCCGGCGACCTCGGCGCCATCGACGTGGTCCTGCTCTCGCACGACGAACACCCCGACAACCTCGACGACTCCGGCCGGGCCCTGCTCGCCGACGTGCCGCTCACCCTCACCACCCCCGGTGGCGGAAAGCGCCTCGGGGAGGGGGCCAGGGGCCTGGCCGACTGGGAATCCGTCGAGCTGGACCGCCCCGGCGGCGGCACGGTCACCGTGACCGGCGTACCCGCCGTCCACGGACCCGGAGCGCGCGAGGAGGTCGAGCCGATCGTCGGCCAGGTCATCGGTTTCGTCCTGACCGGCGAGGGACTGCCCACCGTCTACGTCAGCGGCGACAACGCATCGCTCGACGCGGTCGGGGAGATCGCCGAGCGCTTCGGCCCGGTGGACACCGCCGTGCTCTTCGCCGGAGCCCCCCGCTTCCCCGTGCTCTTCGACGGCCGCCTGATCGTCCTGGACAGCGCCCAGGCCGCCGAGGCCACCCGGATCCTCGGCGCCCGCCGCGTCGTGCCCGTCCACTGCGACAGCTGGGCCCACTTCACCGAGGGCCACTCCGAACTGGAAGCCGCGTTCACCGCCGCCGGACTGGCCGACCGCCTGGACCGGGACTGGCGCCGGCCCGCCTGA